A window from Chryseobacterium vaccae encodes these proteins:
- a CDS encoding response regulator, which produces MSISIAIVEDEKNYNNALKKVINYQDDMKVVAQFFDGSEALKNLSDISPDVVMMDIQLQDMLGIEIIEKLKKDMPNTQFIMCTSFEDDEKIFNSLKAGAMGYLIKGESMDKILSSIRDVYNGGAPMSFSIARKVLSHFERKRPEIKDFEELTAREKEVLELLSQGLLYKEIADKKCISTDTVKKHVGNIYRKLHVSNKVEAINKFNQFKN; this is translated from the coding sequence ATGAGCATTTCCATAGCCATAGTAGAAGACGAAAAAAACTACAACAATGCGTTGAAGAAGGTCATCAATTACCAGGATGATATGAAAGTTGTCGCCCAGTTTTTCGATGGAAGCGAAGCCCTGAAAAATCTCTCCGATATTTCCCCGGATGTCGTGATGATGGATATCCAGCTTCAGGATATGCTCGGCATCGAAATTATTGAGAAACTGAAAAAGGATATGCCGAATACCCAGTTTATCATGTGTACCAGTTTTGAAGATGATGAAAAGATCTTCAATTCCCTTAAAGCTGGTGCAATGGGCTACCTGATTAAAGGAGAAAGCATGGACAAGATCCTTTCCTCAATCCGGGATGTCTATAACGGTGGTGCCCCCATGAGTTTTTCCATTGCCCGCAAAGTACTCAGCCATTTTGAGAGAAAACGTCCCGAGATAAAAGATTTTGAAGAGCTTACTGCAAGAGAAAAAGAAGTGCTGGAACTTCTTTCACAGGGACTTTTGTATAAAGAGATTGCTGATAAAAAATGCATCAGCACAGACACCGTAAAAAAACACGTAGGAAACATCTACAGGAAGCTGCATGTCAGCAATAAAGTAGAAGCCATTAATAAATTTAACC
- the rplQ gene encoding 50S ribosomal protein L17, with translation MRHGKKFNHLGRTASHRSALLSNMACSLIEHKRINTTVAKAKALRVYVEPLLTKAKEDTTHNRRVVFSYLQNKFAVAELFRTVAPKIAERNGGYTRIIKTGFRPGDAADMALIELVDFNELYNPNAEEKKATRRSRRSTAAPKKAEAVVADAPAVEEKVEEAKADTTEEKTEE, from the coding sequence ATGAGACACGGTAAAAAATTCAATCACTTAGGAAGAACAGCTTCTCACAGAAGTGCTTTACTTTCTAATATGGCTTGTTCTCTAATTGAGCATAAAAGAATCAACACTACTGTAGCTAAAGCTAAAGCTTTAAGAGTATATGTTGAGCCTCTATTAACAAAAGCAAAAGAAGATACTACACACAACAGAAGAGTAGTATTCTCTTACCTTCAAAATAAATTTGCGGTTGCTGAATTATTCAGAACTGTAGCTCCTAAAATCGCTGAAAGAAACGGTGGTTATACAAGAATCATTAAGACAGGTTTCAGACCAGGTGATGCTGCTGATATGGCTCTTATCGAATTGGTAGATTTCAACGAGCTTTACAACCCTAATGCTGAAGAGAAAAAAGCTACAAGAAGAAGCAGAAGATCAACTGCTGCACCTAAAAAAGCAGAAGCTGTAGTAGCTGATGCTCCTGCAGTAGAAGAGAAAGTAGAAGAAGCTAAAGCTGATACTACTGAAGAAAAAACTGAAGAATAA
- a CDS encoding N-acetylmuramoyl-L-alanine amidase codes for MKVLKDKLSKTVSGESISFTDTPNKEGNIVPEYIIIHFTAGRSAESSVSWFKDPAAKASAHLVIDREGKITQMVDFNRKAWHAGKSRWADRSGFNDFSIGIELDNPGRLTNVNDRFYAWFGKEYPKEFVVREKHKHEENDSYWHNFTEKQIDSCFRVCKLLMETYNIKDILGHDDIAPFRKNDPGPVFPMESFRAKLLGREDDTADIYQVTADQVNIRKGAGTEFDSIMKLKKGTQVEFIKSKLGWFYVYVLLKPVNGEEPVYGWINSDLLKKI; via the coding sequence ATGAAAGTTTTAAAAGACAAATTATCAAAAACAGTTTCAGGAGAGAGCATCAGTTTTACAGATACTCCCAATAAGGAAGGAAATATTGTTCCGGAATATATCATTATTCATTTTACTGCCGGAAGAAGTGCAGAGAGTTCCGTAAGCTGGTTCAAAGATCCTGCAGCTAAAGCTTCTGCTCATCTTGTCATAGACAGGGAAGGGAAGATTACCCAAATGGTAGACTTTAACAGAAAAGCATGGCACGCCGGAAAAAGCCGATGGGCAGACCGCTCAGGATTTAACGATTTCTCTATAGGAATAGAACTGGATAATCCCGGAAGGCTTACCAATGTGAATGACAGATTCTATGCATGGTTTGGAAAGGAATATCCAAAAGAATTTGTGGTCAGAGAAAAACATAAGCATGAAGAGAATGATTCCTATTGGCATAATTTTACAGAGAAGCAGATCGATTCCTGTTTCCGGGTTTGCAAACTACTGATGGAGACTTATAACATTAAAGATATTCTGGGACATGATGATATTGCGCCTTTCAGGAAAAATGATCCCGGACCTGTATTTCCAATGGAAAGCTTTAGGGCAAAATTGTTAGGAAGAGAGGATGACACTGCGGACATTTATCAGGTGACGGCAGATCAGGTTAATATAAGAAAAGGAGCCGGAACTGAGTTTGATTCAATCATGAAGCTTAAAAAAGGAACTCAGGTAGAATTTATCAAAAGCAAGCTGGGCTGGTTCTATGTCTATGTTTTACTGAAACCGGTAAACGGAGAAGAACCTGTATACGGCTGGATCAACAGTGATCTGTTGAAGAAAATATAA